GTCGAGTCCCTCTCGGTCCTCGATGCGATCGAAGAAGGACGGATCGACCCGGTCGAGGTACAGTCGCTTGGGCTTGCTGCCGCGCTGGAAGTTCGTGCCGAGGAGCAAGTTGGCGTACTTCGCGCCGCGGACCTGGGCCGTGTCGGTGTCGTAGTTGTCGAGTCGCTTGCCGATCCCGCCGGGGATGCCGATCTCGTCGAGCGAGACGTCGCCGGTGCGGACGTCCTCGATGACCTCGTTGACGTACGCCTTCGCGCCCTCGACGTCGCCCTCGCGGACGATCATCTCGATGACCTCGTGTTGGACCTCCTTGGTGATCGGCGCGATGTCCGATCGCTGGTACTCGAAGCCGACGATGTCGACGTCGTCGACGTCCTTGCCCTCCTTCCAGACGATGTGGCCCGCGTAGCGCTTCTTGGTCCCCGCCTGGAAGAACCGCCGGTAGAGCTTCTCGAACTCGATCTGGAACCGGTGTGCCTCGGCGTTCAGGTCCTCCCGCGCGAAGTCGTCGTAGCGGGAGTTGATGTACTCCTCGATCTCGAAGGACTGCTCTACCGCCTCGTCTTTCGACACCTCGGGACCGAGTTCCAGCATGACGCTGTCGGTGTCCCCGTAGGCGACCTGGTAGTCGATCTCGTTTGCGGCCGTCTCGGTGAACTCGATCACCTCGCGGCCGGTCGCGGTGATCGCGGAGGCGGCCTCCTTGTCGTAGAGGCGGAACTGTTCCCAGCCCGAGACGCCGTACAGCGAGTTCATGATGACCTTCACGGCGCCCTGCTGGCGATCGTACTGCTCGTACTCGGGCGTGCCGGGTTCGTGCTCGTCGCGCTGGGCTTTCTTCTCCTCGCGCTCCGCGAGTAGTTCGTTGACCATCTCCCGGATGATCCCGTCCGGTTCCTTCCGGAAGTGCGTCCCCGAGGGCGCGGTGTAGGTCTCGCCGTCGTACTCCTCGGGGTCGACTTTCGTCTCGGGCGAGGCGTTGATCGTCACCATACACATCGGGTACAGCGACTTCAGGTCGAGCACGGTGACGTTCTCCTTGACGCCCGTGATCGGGTCGAACACCGCGCCGCCCTCGTACTCCTCGCCGGCCTCCTGCTGGCCCTTCGAGGGGAGCGCGAACCGACCGTTCGCCTCGTGGAGGACGTACATGTCCACGACGTCGCCGGGCGTGGGGGCGTCCTCCAGTTTGCAGCCGACGAAGGTGGCCATCTCCCGCCAGAACGGGATCAGTTCCTGCTGGTCGTTGAGTTCGACGCAGAGTTCGACGTCGCGAAGGTTGTACGCCAGCAGTTGTGTCGGATCACCCTCCCAGAGGTCGCCGATGTCGCCGGCGTAGCGTTCCTTGCCGACGCCCAGTTCGGCCTCGCCGACGGCGTCGAGTCGATACGAGTCGAGTTCGGAGAACACGCGCCGCTGGTAGGCGTAGAGCAGGTCGAAGACGACTCGACCCTTGATGTCCGGTCCGCCCCAGTTGCTCCGCCAGACCTCGTCGACCCGCGAGAGCCGATCGATCGAGAGGTCGTACTCGTGGTGGGGGCCTTGGAGTTCCTCCAGCCGATCGAGGAAGTACGGCGCGTCGAAGTCCTCGAAGTTCCAGCCCGTCAGCACGTCCGGGTCGGTCTCGTCGATGTACTCGACGAAGGCGTCGAGCATCGCCTCCTCCGCCTCGAAGGTTCGGATCTCGTGGTCGATCGGTCCCTCGATCGGTTCGTAGTCGACGATCTCGGCCGGGATCTCGCCGTCCCCGATCGGCGCCTCGTAGAGCCACATCACGTACTCGTCGCGGTAGGAGTCGTGGCTGGTCAGACAGACGATCGGCTCCTCGCCGTCCTCGGGGAAGCCGGAGCGGTCGTCGACCTCGATGTCGAACGTCTGGACGCGGGGTTCGGCGTCTACGTCGACGGTTTCGATCTCCTCGTGGGGGACGACGAGCGAGTCGTCCTCGGCGCGTCGTTCCGGAACCCGGATTCCGCTGCGAACGTCCTTGTCGATCAGGAACCGGTTCGGGAAGAGGATGTCCGCCTCGTAGTGCTCGAAGTCGTCGCGCACCTGGCCGACGTCCCGCGGCGTCTGGCCGAAGATCTTCGTCAGGCGCTCCCCGCGGATGCTCTCGTAGGGGTCGCCGTTCGCGTCCTCCTCCTCGCTGCCGGTCAGCCGGTCGTAGGCCTCCGCCGGCGGTCGATCGAGCGTCGCGGTCGGCGCGTAGAAGTACGGCCGGAAGCCGACGACCTGGACGTGTTCGAGTTCGCCGTCGGGTGTGCGCCCGAAGACGTGGACGATCGGTCGCTCCTCGTCCCCGTAGCCGGCGACGGTGTAGTCGACCTGCATCACGGCGAGGTCCAGTTCGCCCTCGGGTTCCGGCAGGGTCTCCTCCAGAACGTCGATCACCTCTGCCGTTCGCCCGCCGCCGTTGCCCGCGACGTGGGCGGCTTCCTCGTCCGGCCGCTCGTCGGGGTCGGTCGAGAACTCCCCGAGTCCGGCCTGAGCCGCATCGGTCATGATACCGGTCCTTGTCGCCGCCCGATAAAAACCCCTTTCACTCTTACACCGCGGGGCCGCGGCCGGCTCCGACCTGTAGGCGGGCGGGACGGTCCGCGAACCTGCCGCGGCAACAAGACATTTAACGTGGTAACACATA
The Salinilacihabitans rarus DNA segment above includes these coding regions:
- a CDS encoding DNA-directed DNA polymerase, whose product is MTDAAQAGLGEFSTDPDERPDEEAAHVAGNGGGRTAEVIDVLEETLPEPEGELDLAVMQVDYTVAGYGDEERPIVHVFGRTPDGELEHVQVVGFRPYFYAPTATLDRPPAEAYDRLTGSEEEDANGDPYESIRGERLTKIFGQTPRDVGQVRDDFEHYEADILFPNRFLIDKDVRSGIRVPERRAEDDSLVVPHEEIETVDVDAEPRVQTFDIEVDDRSGFPEDGEEPIVCLTSHDSYRDEYVMWLYEAPIGDGEIPAEIVDYEPIEGPIDHEIRTFEAEEAMLDAFVEYIDETDPDVLTGWNFEDFDAPYFLDRLEELQGPHHEYDLSIDRLSRVDEVWRSNWGGPDIKGRVVFDLLYAYQRRVFSELDSYRLDAVGEAELGVGKERYAGDIGDLWEGDPTQLLAYNLRDVELCVELNDQQELIPFWREMATFVGCKLEDAPTPGDVVDMYVLHEANGRFALPSKGQQEAGEEYEGGAVFDPITGVKENVTVLDLKSLYPMCMVTINASPETKVDPEEYDGETYTAPSGTHFRKEPDGIIREMVNELLAEREEKKAQRDEHEPGTPEYEQYDRQQGAVKVIMNSLYGVSGWEQFRLYDKEAASAITATGREVIEFTETAANEIDYQVAYGDTDSVMLELGPEVSKDEAVEQSFEIEEYINSRYDDFAREDLNAEAHRFQIEFEKLYRRFFQAGTKKRYAGHIVWKEGKDVDDVDIVGFEYQRSDIAPITKEVQHEVIEMIVREGDVEGAKAYVNEVIEDVRTGDVSLDEIGIPGGIGKRLDNYDTDTAQVRGAKYANLLLGTNFQRGSKPKRLYLDRVDPSFFDRIEDREGLDARTDPLYGAFKRDPDVICFEYEDQVPEEFEVDYDKMLEKTLKGPIERILEALDVSWEEVKSGQEQTGLDQYW